The DNA region acaaggattttcttatttctagtataattacattgtcgatgaacctaacaaacgaaaaaaaaattaaaagttggcaaattggtgggactacaaagaaaaagttacgattctgcccgAAGATATTTCGTAATATTTATGGAAAAGGAGTCGTtcgattcaatttatttatcaaagttatagctccatcgacaatgtaattatactagaaataagaaactccttggtttttttatttcagggaagaattggggccaccattacaattgcaaatttgcaactccggcgcgcgagtcctaacgaacgtgttcatatatctccacatttaccgaacactttgtaacgaaaaaaatgaatttttattgtttgaatatgaactaaaataccctgaaagtttggaaaagatccgcttaacagtttcatagaaaaaaaattcccaaggatcaccttattcctagcgtcctaaacagGGCTCCCCCCTCAACGGCACCTCGTGGCATCCTCCGTCCACATGCATAGTAGGGCTTGCAGGTTACGCAAGAGTGTCCAATAATCTAATTACCGTGGCTCGTTATCGATGCCTTGGCCCGCGGCGAGTTGCAACGCGACCAACCCGCCCCCATCGAACAGACACTTTATATCGAGAATCGGTATCGCCGTTGCCCGTGGCATATGCAACTACGGCCCCGTGTCCTTACTTCCACGTTATGCACGCTCGTATGCACCCTACGCCAGTACGTATTGTACCCTCGTAACGTTATCGGAACTAGGTTGCGATTTGTGAGCAAAGGAAAACCACCCCGCTTCTAAACGTGACCCTCTCTTTGGCGATACGCTCCTATCGAAATGATTCTCCCGCTTCTCCGATGGTCCAACGTGGAGAACCACTCGGAGAATAAATTTCGGAAGAAAAGGTAAAAACGAGACGTTCGACAAATATGTACACGTTGCGTGGAGCCTTGATACTAGCTCGTCGAAACGTGATAATGAATTGCTAAGTGATTCGGTCGCCCGCGAATACGGAGGATTCGGTCTTACCGAATTCGATTGGAACGGAGGATGACTCACCTCTGTGCGGTGGCATGGGATGAAGGGGCGAGGCATTGGTAATGGTGAAAAGGCAAGCGAGCACCAGGAGGAAAACCAAAGGAGTCCTGAACCGAGAGTGTCCCTTGGATCTCAAGGGGTACATCGCGGCCCTTCGGACCCCGCTTCGGACTCTCCTAGCCctatcctcctcgtcctcctcctcgtcttccccTTCTTCGTCGATGGCCAGGGCCGTAGCAGGCATCGGCTCGACGTTCTCCGGCCCAGCAACAACTAATGGCGCTATCTGCCTTTCGTCGAGCAGCCGACCACCGCGCTTTGCGAGTCACCCACCAGACtcatctctcttcctctctcttcccctttctatcttccttcttcttctcctcctcctcctcctcctcctcctcttccagtGAACGTGGTTCCGCCACgtcctctttctcttctttctccttcGTAGGTCGCTCAACCTTTCGACCCTCCCCCGCTTTCGGTCACCTCGCTTTCAGCCTTTTTCCTGCCTCCTCCTACCTTCGATCCTCGACCGATCGATTCTGCCTCCTGAAAAAAAGAATGGTCGGGGACCCGGATTAATTTACGAATGGGTCTCGCAGCCGGCGAGGCTTGATCTTTTCGGCTGGACGCGCCGAGCCACGCCATCGGATTTCCCGGCCGCGATACAGACTGATAAAAGAAAAGCGGAGCCCGCGGAAATTTTTTCACCGGTAATAACAATGCGACGCAAAACGCTTCTGCATCCAGCACGACGAACCGCAGAACCGATTCTCGTTCTCCGGTTAGTCGCGGTAAAATTCCGCGCGCTCGAAGTATGGAAAAGCGATATTCAGGTTATACAGTCACGGGTCAACTGTCCACGTGCACAGTGCAACCAGTTCATTTCCGTTTTTTCTCTGCGTGCGGGATCGAATGACGCGCGACTGTACGACCAAAACGATCTGTTTCCAGCATGTTTCCCTCTATCCAGTGGCTTTCACCACCTCTGCTCCACCTTTCCATTCTGTCGGGGCCAGGAATCACTGGAAACGTCTAATCGCTCAACGTCCATCACCGGCGTGCACCGTAATTTCTGGGTTACGGAAAGCGGGTCGAAAAGCAGTAACAAGAAAGAAATGCAGTAGGAACGCGGTGGAACCAGATGACCGTGTAACTCGCAAGTTTGCTTTCCGTTTCCTCGGGAACCCGCGAATCGCTCATCGCTCGAGCTCGGCCTAGCGTGCGATCCGCTCGCgtaataatatttacaatagATTCGCCTTTTGCTCGCGGACACGCGAGCTCCCCACTAGCCGCACGCGATTCGAGCTCGCAGCTTCGCGGAGGGGACAAACTGCTATAGTCGGCGCGAGAAGTTAAAAAGGTGTTCGCGGAGTCGCGAGAGAATTTCAGCTCGACGTCTCCACGTCgacaatttgcaaaattgtcgGGCGCGAGGCGGTGCTCGCTCGACGATCCACGAATGATAATCGTCCCACGTAGAACCGCGCGCGTGATACGGCTTTGTCCTCTTTCTCGTTCTCCTAGCGTTCCGCGATACACGCCTTCGCGAAAGAACAATGGAGCGACGAGTAGGATGCACGGCGAGAACACCCAACCGCGCGCTCCGCTCGTCTCCTCGCTTTCCTCTGCGATTCTACGCTCTGCCCGGCCAAATATTTAATACTCGCGCGCATTCGTATTCATCCAGCCGCGATAACGTATCAATTGGTCGCTATTAGCAGCAACGTCCGACTAGCCCGGCCCAATTGCACGAGCAATGAGGAACGAGCGCGACGAATATGGTAGCGAACGGGGAATAATGGTGTGCTTCTCGACTGATTGCACGCGTTGTATGCAATtccctttttctctccctcgCTGGAACGGTTAATTTTTCTGGAGCGGAATTAATCCCACCGAGGGACCGTTTTTCATTATTCGAAACACTCTACTACCTAGtccctgaatgaaatttccactCCGGGCGGGGCCTGAATCAACACGCTGGATGTACGAGGGAAAACCGGATCGAAAAGCGATCGTTTCGTGCCGCTTCATCCACACCCGGGATTTCATGTCGGATTTTGAAAAAGGCAAAAATATTTCTAGAAAACGAATCGTTCATGGGTCAGTTGCAGCGAACAACTCGCTGTAGCCAGCATTTTGCAAGCCGTAACCGACGTCAATTAGGAAATACGCTGGCGAAAACCCGCGACTCTATCTCTTCCACATTTTCTACCTCTGTCGAGGGAAATTCCAATCGGTGCTCGAGTTCTGTCGAACGTGATCCGGCATGAAACAAGCCGAAACCGCAGAAAACGCGGAAAACTCGGTGCTGGCTGCCAGAGGAAAGTCGCCGGGGACTGTAGACTATAGAGGATCACGAGCACGAGTTGTGTTCGTCGGTACCGACGATCAGACAATTTTCCATCGAGCGCGCCTTGCTGAACCGTTACATCGTAACGCACCGGCGAAACACGTTTTGCGTAATGTCCTGAACGTTCGGCGGACATGGACGTGGACACCGCAAACTCGTAAAGCAATTACCAAGGAACATTCCGCGACACCGAGGTCACGAGCATCCTCCCCGACAACTTTTCACCGGCCACCGAATTCGGACGTTCGAGACGAGTTATGAACGCGCAAGGATTATTAATAACCAGGCTATGTACACTGTAATCAGCGTCGAGCATTGTCACGCGACAATCTAGCAAATTCAACTAAACTCAGCCGAAAAGTTGCGCAGGGTACATGTACCGAGGGCAAGTTGCAGTGGGCAAGAATTACCCGTTTACTCAACCCGTTGGTACACAAAACCAAGTCGAATTCGAGGCAAGTTGCAGTGTTCGGGACTTGTTCGGTTTTAGTTTGCGTATACTGAATAAGCCAAACTAAAACGAAGGTAAATTGTATATGCAAAGAATCATTAATTTGGCGTCTACAGGGATCGGTATTTCAAGTACCTAAGTTACAGTGTGCACGGATTATTAATTCCCATGGCATCGTGGTTAAATGGATTCGATAAATTAACCGAGCCGAACTAAGCCAATTCGTTACAGACTACCAATACAATTGTATCGGCTAGGTATTACAACGTTTTCATAAATGGATTCGAGGTTGCAGCTAGCAATTACCTTACGCGGCGAGTCGGTCAATTCCGCGGGAAAGTTCATCGTCTGATAACGTTAATGAGACTTAACGCTCCCCCTATTGCGTTTGCCAGTGGAGTTGCTTAAAACCGGTTCAACGACGAACAATACTTGGGAGGCTTTAACCGACTCTCccagttattttttaatataaaactttCACGCAGATAAGCATCCTTATGCAACGATCGTTACGCGCGCGCCAACTCGATATCCGCCACTCACGTTTAACGCCCGCTTTTCCCGTTAAACGACAATTAAACTCTGGCTGCAACTTTTGCAATTTCCCGCATAGATAACCAGCGCCCGATCTCTTTCATTCCTCCCCCTTTCTCTCGCGTGCATTTCGCTTCGATTGCCCCTCAACGGCGTATCAACAAAAAAGAAACAGGTACGCGTAGGTATACCTCTGATACCATGTAATCGCATGCACGCGTTCCCTCCAAGGAGTCAGCATCCGGAAAGCATCACTTCCGTCAGTTGACTCGGTGGCGCTGGGGACGCCTTTTACGTGACATTTAAATCTCCCATCGCGCGCGTATACTCCGACGAGACGTAAACAACACGCCAGACTCATgtacgaaacaaccaaacaacgttTGCTGCGGTTCGACGCGTGGTATCTGAATCTCAACGTGATCGAACGTTACACGCCAACGTATACCCAACAATAAGGGTGCATTTACACCGCCACGTACAGACTGACTTATGGCATTCCCTCCGTTTAACTAAACTGTTCACTTCTATTGCACGAGCAATGCACGCGTGCTCTCTTCCAAAGAAAAGCCCGACACAGCGTTGTCTATTCCTTTTCAAAGATTAAGCTGCACTAGCGTACAAGTTCCTTAACCATTGTTGCGAAAAACTTTTCCACGTGCTGTCCCATTAAAGCTAACCTCTGTTATTACGGTTTGAAGGATGTTTCGCGGCAGAACGTTGCAGCAGTGTAAACGTACCCTAAGGTGACTCGGCTCGGCGGTCgctcgagaaagagagagagaaatctgGCATCGTTCTCGAGCGACTTACCCATTCCCTTCGACAGGTACACGCGAGAAAAGGTACGCGACAGAGAGATGCAGGAGTAGACGTACACGACAAAAAAGAACCCACGTAACTTCGTGCTTGATCGCGAACGGAGACGAGGAGGGAaaagggagggaaaaaggagggAAAAGGAGAGAGAGTTGCACACGAGAACATTGCGCGTGCTCGCTGGCTCTCGCATACTATCTGACACCTACCTATGCACAGCGACTCGAGTCCTGCCACGGGCTGGCGTCCTTTCCACCGGAATCCTCGTCCTTCCGACCGGTTCTCGGTCGATTACTCATTTATGCGGTCATTGTACTGCATCCTGTCGCACTACACCAACCGTGCACGGTATCACACACGCGTGTCACAGAGTGCTCTCTGTCTCGCGTGAACGGAAAGAATCATGGACAGAAGCGGGCAGAGCGAGAGAGGCAAATGAGAAGCACGCACCGCACGCTTTCCAACGAAACGAACAGGACCGCGTACCGCATCGCACTGACGGACCACTCGTGACTCGCGCGAGCGAAGACTCCGAGGACAACGACTTCCCCCACCGCGGTTGCATTCGACCCAGCTGTGCCGTGCCCCTCTCCCCGCGGACCGACGCTTTCTACGCTGGCACGCTGTATCACCAACCCTCTCTGCTATATACCTCCCCACCCTGGTACTTACTCTCTGTCCAACCCCCACCGCCGTGTAACTTGACCTTAGCTGTCGGTCGAAGGAAAGGTGCGTTCTTGAAACGGAAGAGCGATCGAATGTTCGAATCTTTTTAACAGTTAAGATTTAAAACTCTTTTGCTACTGCATTTCTCAATTGCTAATTTAAGTAAAAGGCATGGCTGCAATCATCTGTTATAGCGAAAGAGTTAATTATGAAACGAGGGATATTGCCAGGTGGGGATTCCGGGGCTCCTGGGCTCCTGGGAAAACCTTTGCAGCGGGCTTATTCGATTCTACATCATGTTATCCCAGTTATAATTGAATGACGTTTGCTCTGCAAACCAGGGTACCTTGATCATCTTTCCTTCCTGCTGCTGGTAGCCACGAAACTCGGGAGGACCATTTAGACTAGGCCAACTGCTCTGGCCCTCTTGAATTATTTTCCTTCCTCGCAGTATTGTCCTTCCAATAAAAGTTCCATTTAAGTACAGCGCCAGTCACAGTTGCACTGTTACATTGTTGTTTCTTTATGGCTTATTTCATTTACATACGTTACTCATGGCTAGAATTACTACATTCTCTTGTTTCTCAAAGAAAGAAGTAACCTACGAAGTATCGAACAGAAACGTTGAATCGAAGAAACTGAaacaaattcaaatttcaagttcGTACTCAGAACTGTTTTGAAAACTATCAGAATGCAGAGAAGAAAGATACTGCTCTCTTAACTTTACCGTAATGAAATACATGGAATCGGTAGAggaatagaaatttaaataaaaatcaatcgaTCGCAGGTGGTAACCGCGGATTATTTCGATCAGTACAAGCTGCATTCGTTGGCGTCGCCTCTGTACAATGGAGATCAGGTTTGGTTAGGTCAAATAATGACGCATACCTACCTTTACCTAAGGTAGCGTTATTTGACACGTAAACGACAGGTAGAAAACGAAACTAAAATCATGGTAATTAAACTTCTAACGTTTCTGTGATGATTAATGTCACTTTAATATTTTGGTTATTCCGCATTTCAGGCTCGTTATTTCCGAGAAGAAGACATAGATGGTACGTTCGTTTATAATTTCAGATCGAGTGTACTCGATTAATGTTTATGTTCGCTCTACCTGCATGAGATTGATTTTGCATTACAGAGTTCAGGGAATGTTTCTACTTGTTTGCCAGGAATGGACAAATACGTACCCTCGATGAACTTACAATCATTATGCGATCGTTAGGCTTGAGTCCCACTATTGCAGagttaaacaaatatttaaaagataaaGGTACAAGCCCGCTAAAATGAAGCACGCTAATGAAAAGTGTTGAAAACTGTGAGCTTTCGTTCTTAGGTGGAAAAATGTCATTTGCTGATTTCTTGGAGGTGATGCATCTACAAACTAGAGCGGAGGATCTTCCGAAGGAAGTAATAGATGCTTTTCAAGCTGCGGATAAATCTCGGAGTGGCACGATACCTGCTCGACACTTGGCTCATATGTTGCTTCATTGGGGCGAACAACTAAGCACCAAAGAAGGTAGGGTTCGCTGCTTTAGACAAAGGATATGCCTCGACCGTTAAGTCTACTAACTTATACCTGTATTCCAGTGGAACAAATCTTTCGAGAGGCTAATGTATCTCCAAACGGTCATGTCAAATACGAAGACTTTGTAAAAATAGCTTGTGCGCCGGTACCTGATTACTATTAAAgcattcttatgaaatttttgtacaaactgagataaatgaaataaatttataatacaagAATATTATCATAAAAcggaaaaaatgtttattctCAAACCAGTCGATTTCTGCTAAACGAATACCTTATTTCTAAGATACTTATAGTTAATCGATTCGATATATGTACTTCGAGTATCCCTTAGTATTCGTATATTTACAGAACGCTTTATGAATTACGTTAGAAGTACCATCCTCCTCGTTCACGATATAAAAAAGGAAAACTCGCCGAGGTCATTTCTAAAAGCAAACTGAAAACTCTCTCAATAAGAAACGccttacaaaatacaaaagagAAAGTGTTAATAGTCGAAAGAAAGTAGCTCGGACGTGTCCTTAATTGATCTGATTCCACCTGATTCTTCGCATTCCGATCGCCTTCAGCGTGAAACTCAGCCCTCTTTGGCGATGTTCGTGGTTGGTGGCGAGCCACAGAGGATAACAGTGGTACTGACGATCGTTGTCAGGAAAAAAACGCACAGAAGTGCTCGATCGCTGACCAAGGCGACCTGTTTCCAATCTAATTCCATTCTTTCTCGACGGTCCTGCTCGGCGAGCCGTCTCTCGTTCCTTTCGATCGTCGCGTGCACTCTTCCCAGGACGCGCGACCATTGTGTCTCAAGGCCACCCTCTTTTCCGAGATCTACggcagaatttttttctaatttatagCGAACCGAACGTATCGACGGTTCAACGATTCACGCCGAAGACTCACCTAAGCTAGGACTGCTGCTATTACTTTCATCCCTTTTAGCCACAAACTTCGGCGATGATTGCGACTGCACCAGCTCCGGCTTACAGTGCAACGGGCAATTGTTCCTTCTTCTTGGAGGCTCAACCGGTTCCTAATACAGATTCAAACTGTTGGCAAACATACCGAAGAAAAGAACAGCCTCGCGAGGTGGCAGACTTTACCGATCTCTTCTCTTCTTGAAAGTTGAGAAAAACTACCCTGGCCAGCTTGTCCAGGACCAATGATCGAACGATACCCGGCACCCTGGATCCCCGAACCCCCCGATGGTGAAGATTTAACGTGACCACCGCCAATCCTGAAGCGAACGACACCAGGCATATACTAACCCCGTAGTAAAGACCTGCAAATGACCATTATTCATTCTGTAAGCGTTCCAGCCGGAAACATCTGGGTGTCTTGTGCCATTATCGAAAACGAGGGGAAAGAAAGAGACCTTTGTACAGTGGCAAGCGGAATTTTATTTCCCGGTGGAGACAGATAACGATGTCAGGTctcttttatcctatttttcGTTTCACCGGTAGTTGTACGAGGTGCGCCCGCAGCCGCTCAAAACAATTACCGTCGACTGAAAGTACTCACTGATCAGCGGTGTTTTCTCCGTGGGCGGCAGTGTCTCGCGAATGGTCATTAGGAAGACCGTCATCGACAGAAGCGCCGAAATCCCGAGGGTGACTTTCTCCCCCGACTCCGACGGCACGTAGAATACCAGCAGAGCTGAATAAACGGGGAACACCGGCTGTATAAAAGTTCCTCACCGTGCCATTCTCGTCATGGAATATCGAACAGGAGGCATTCTTGGGCCGCGCGAAACTTCGGAGCATGAtaaaggaagaaataaaaagaGGCAACGAAAAGTTTCGCATAAATTTCTCCCTTCGAGCGGATAACCCGACCCCCTTTCGTTAAGCAGATTTAATCATACACCTATATTCCTGGAGAAGACTCAAATTCCCACCCTTGCGAGAAaatcttttgaaataaaaaaaatcccaagttcGAGGACGGCGCTTCTTTACAGGGACATTACGATTCAagcattttaatgaaattttctcGTCAATCTCGATAAGAGCACTCGACTTTCTTACGGTAAGAAATTTCACATCCCACGGGTGGCCCGCGAAAACCTTGCAATATAGAATTGCAAATTTTATGGAAATATTGTCCATTTATTATCACGGTATCTAAGCTTATTAGCGAAGTTTTTGTCAAGGAGAGGACAGGAATCCGAGACGGTGGCTCCGAATAACTTCGAAGCAAGGGAAGAACCGAAGTTGCGGACAGTAGAGACTCACCGACACCGTTGATGAGGATGCAAGGAAGGATCAAATTAAAGACATAGAACATCGGACGACGACGCAGCCGGATCTCGTAGGTGATGTCCGGATATGGTTCCGGACAGCACGAGTAGAACTGGACGTTCCTCCTGGCAGAGAAATCAACCAGGTCGAATTCGCCGTTCGCTTGATAATTGCTCACGTCCCCTTGCTCGCTCTGCCTCTCCAATTCAAGCTGCGTAAGACATGTTGCAGGTAGGTCTCGCTCGTATAAAAAGAGCGTATATATTTCTACTTTGTACACCGAACTCCGTCAACCCAAGGGAGAAGAATTAGCGTCCTAGCAGCTGGATTAAAAGTGTTAACGCGTCGTATCGAGTTAAACCCGCCGCAGCAAATGGGACTTGATTACATGTCAACGTGTTTCCCTCTATCGTTGGGACATACCAGCGGACAGGTGTCGGGCAGCTAAAACCTGCGAACTAGAAAACCGTGTTTCATGCAATGGGACCGaggaaattggaaatttttaCCACTTCCACCGGGCCGACAATTTGCCAAGGAAGTTTCGCGAGTGCAAACTCCGCAGAGTAAATGAATCTAGCGCTGAAGATCCTGTAAAAGGTGTGACGGATTAAGTAGATAACGAGGTGGTAGGAAAAGATACATTTTTCCAGGCGCACAAGAGCTGGGCCTAAGCTGGGATCGTATTTCCAGCGTTTTAAGCGACAAAAACGTAGCGGCACGCAAAATGTATTCAACGACGGCGAATAGGAAATGGGAAAACTCTGTGAAAGGGTGCGGAGAAACGGCTCGAATTGAACTCTTCTCGCATGCGGGATTAAGCTCTTCGATTTGCCCGAGCCTTTTTCGCGACTCGCGGGGCTAGTAGTTTCGATTCGCCGATGTTAAGCGTCCTTAGACTTGGGAAAGCTCGACCTCTTTCCCAGGACAGTGGACCGCTGTGTCCCTGTTTCTCCGTTTaaactttttcaaattaatcGCTATGCGCATATCTCGTCCGTCTCATATTAACGTGTTCCCAGACGATACCGCGCGTGCATCCAAGTTTTCTGACCTGGGAAGCGAGATGCACGGGACTCGGTTAATAAAATAACTTTTCCCACGAAGAATCCCTATTCCCTTAATCAATAGAGTCGATCGGGCCTCCGACCGTTccgcttcttttttatattccggATTCAACGACTATCTACGCGCGCGAGTGATCGGAGCCCTGCCCATTGAAAGTGAACTTTTAATTCAAGGGATCCCGAGGAAGCCGCAAAACATCCAGATTTTTAAGAAGGAAGTACAATAACGAGGAGAACTTCATCAGGTCGGATGGCAAATTTAATCCGAGCTTGTCCTTTGAGAATAGAGGGAGGTGCATCTCTGGATTTGTACGATGGTCGGGACAGAATTTTTCCAGACAGGCTTGCACATACATAGTTGACCTAGGAAATTAAGTTTCAAGGTTTCGGTCAAACTGTCGCTGCCAAACGCTTGATATTTTTATTGTCCGCCGGATGGTCCACTGCCCGATATATCGCTCTCTAGTTTTGCATATCGTCCCGAGGGAGGAACTGCGTGAAATTGAGGACAGCGGAGCCGAGGATCTGCCCGATGCAGGTCGCACATGCTGTCGGATTAAATCGCGAAGCCGACGTTCGTTTCGACCTAACCGTTGTTCGTTAAATGGCCGATTAAAAACTTTCATGGATAAATTTACATGGGGAATTATTTTAAGATCGGTCGGTAGAACTTGCGCGGCTCGCTGAGGTTCGGGGCAGTAACGAATTCGCAAGCTCGCCCGTGACTATCCTCCACTGCTAAAGAATTCAAATAAGAATGGTTGCGGATAGTCGTATAATTTCAGAATCGACGGTCATTTGAATAGACTATCTGGCCGGTGGAATATCCCGGGAGTGAGCAGGTATTGGAAGGATGCGGGTGGTAGCACGCGCGCTGATTTCGACCAAGTTAATCGCGCGGAAAACTGCATGTCGCCTGCCGTCGTCCGGCCGAATTTCCAGCATCGATGGAATTCCACATCGCCTTCTCTCCAATATTTCCCTTTTTTATTTCGCTTCTAGTACGCGCAATCGTTTCGCGTATTTTCGCATTCGAAGTCGACGAAAGAGCGTTATGCGACACTGTGTCTTTAGTATCTTACTTGGTATCCGTCGTACGTCCAAGAGGCCCACTTTAAGACGCATCGTTGCTCGTCAAATGGGAAGAACTCCACGTCGATGTC from Andrena cerasifolii isolate SP2316 chromosome 10, iyAndCera1_principal, whole genome shotgun sequence includes:
- the LOC143374118 gene encoding calmodulin-like protein 4, whose product is MARYFREEDIDEFRECFYLFARNGQIRTLDELTIIMRSLGLSPTIAELNKYLKDKGGKMSFADFLEVMHLQTRAEDLPKEVIDAFQAADKSRSGTIPARHLAHMLLHWGEQLSTKEVEQIFREANVSPNGHVKYEDFVKIACAPVPDYY
- the LOC143374112 gene encoding neuronal acetylcholine receptor subunit alpha-7 isoform X2 — encoded protein: MSPLVLFFHYGVLAIIFGNGLGDEHEYRLTKYLLDGYDAGVRPAKNSSQPLAVVFGLSLHHIIDVDEKNQILTTNCWVTQVWTDHHLKWNASEFAGIRVIRVPYNRVWRPDTILYNNADPQYSSAVINTNVIVSHTGEVVWLSHGIFRSSCDIDVEFFPFDEQRCVLKWASWTYDGYQLELERQSEQGDVSNYQANGEFDLVDFSARRNVQFYSCCPEPYPDITYEIRLRRRPMFYVFNLILPCILINGVALLVFYVPSESGEKVTLGISALLSMTVFLMTIRETLPPTEKTPLISLYYGVSICLVSFASGLAVVTLNLHHRGVRGSRVPGIVRSLVLDKLARVVFLNFQEEKRSEPVEPPRRRNNCPLHCKPELVQSQSSPKFVAKRDESNSSSPSLDLGKEGGLETQWSRVLGRVHATIERNERRLAEQDRRERMELDWKQVALVSDRALLCVFFLTTIVSTTVILCGSPPTTNIAKEG
- the LOC143374112 gene encoding neuronal acetylcholine receptor subunit alpha-7 isoform X1; translated protein: MDTLDVTKGIRSEIRKGWRERKKCSVQTCVLGLGDEHEYRLTKYLLDGYDAGVRPAKNSSQPLAVVFGLSLHHIIDVDEKNQILTTNCWVTQVWTDHHLKWNASEFAGIRVIRVPYNRVWRPDTILYNNADPQYSSAVINTNVIVSHTGEVVWLSHGIFRSSCDIDVEFFPFDEQRCVLKWASWTYDGYQLELERQSEQGDVSNYQANGEFDLVDFSARRNVQFYSCCPEPYPDITYEIRLRRRPMFYVFNLILPCILINGVALLVFYVPSESGEKVTLGISALLSMTVFLMTIRETLPPTEKTPLISLYYGVSICLVSFASGLAVVTLNLHHRGVRGSRVPGIVRSLVLDKLARVVFLNFQEEKRSEPVEPPRRRNNCPLHCKPELVQSQSSPKFVAKRDESNSSSPSLDLGKEGGLETQWSRVLGRVHATIERNERRLAEQDRRERMELDWKQVALVSDRALLCVFFLTTIVSTTVILCGSPPTTNIAKEG